Proteins from one Nicotiana tabacum cultivar K326 chromosome 23, ASM71507v2, whole genome shotgun sequence genomic window:
- the LOC107761315 gene encoding ubiquitin-conjugating enzyme E2 5-like encodes MSSPSKRREMDLMKLMMTDYKVEMINDGMQEFYVEFHGPKESPYQGGVWKVRVGLPDAYPYKSPSIGFVNRIYHPNVDEMSGSVCLDVINQTWSPMFDLVNVFEVFLPQLLLYPNPSDPLNGEAAALMMRDRTTYDQRVKEYCEKYAKSEDAGAVPEEKSSDEEGSEEEYASSDEEVAGKADL; translated from the exons ATGTCTTCCCCTAGCAAACGCAGAGAAATGGACTTGATGAAACT GATGATGACTGATTACAAAGTAGAAATGATCAATGATGGAATGCAAGAATTCTATGTGGAATTTCATGGTCCCAAAGAGA GTCCTTATCAGGGAGGTGTGTGGAAAGTGAGGGTAGGGCTCCCGGATGCCTATCCTTACAAGTCGCCTTCCATTGGTTTTGTCAACAGGATTTACCATCCAAATGTTGATGAAAT GTCAGGTTCAGTCTGCTTAGATGTTATCAATCAGACCTGGAGCCCCATGTTTG ATCTTGTAAATGTTTTTGAAGTGTTTCTTCCCCAACTTCTTCTGTATCCTAACCCATCAGATCCTCTGAATGGCGAGGCTGCAGCTCTCATGATGCGTGATCGTACTACTTATGATCAAAGGGTGAAAG AGTATTGCGAAAAGTATGCGAAGAGTGAAGATGCTGGGGCTGTACCTGAAGAAAAATCTAGTGATGAAGAGGGGAGTGAAGAAGAATATGCCTCCAGTGATGAGGAAGTTGCTGGCAAAGCAGATCTCTAA